Proteins from one Impatiens glandulifera chromosome 2, dImpGla2.1, whole genome shotgun sequence genomic window:
- the LOC124924762 gene encoding uncharacterized protein LOC124924762, whose product MANDNFKFSLRSIVEKNKLNGTNFLDWERNIRIILRSEGREDALATPIPMVIETSSDEEKVNIIWLENEVLPVTCLMLSAMEPELQKRFLNSDAYTIISELKTLFQDQAMIERYETHKAILDRKLVKGKPMSPHVISLTGLFKWMENLGTPYD is encoded by the coding sequence ATGGCAAacgataattttaaattctcttTACGCTCAATTGTTGAAAAAAACAAACTCAATGGAACAAACTTCCTTGATTGGGAAAGGAATATTAGAATCATTCTCAGGTCTGAGGGACGTGAGGACGCCCTTGCAACCCCTATCCCGATGGTGATAGAAACCTCATCTGATGAGGAGAAGGTAAACATAATTTGGTTGGAAAACGAAGTATTGCCTGTCACTTGCTTAATGCTTTCCGCAATGGAACCTGAATTGCAAAAGAGATTTTTGAATTCTGATGCCTATACCATCATAAGTGAACTGAAAACATTGTTTCAAGATCAGGCAATGATAGAACGATATGAGACTCACAAGGCTATACTTGATAGAAAGCTTGTGAAGGGAAAACCTATGAGTCCTCATGTAATTAGTCTTACTGGACTATTCAAGTGGATGGAAAATTTGGGGACCCCATATGACTAA
- the LOC124925562 gene encoding leucine-rich repeat extensin-like protein 4, whose protein sequence is MENVFLSQHFRRILLLLHIIIAVKFVTGVGVGVGIGGGIWVGGGPNGGGSPSSSLTQAYVALQAWKSAIKEDPSKILETWVGSNVCVYKGVFCVQPEQGYGLIGQNDPVVAGIDLNRANLLGTLVRELSLLTDLSILHLNSNRFTGSVPESFRYLSSLTELDLSNNQFSGQFPISTLYIPNLLYLDLRFNAFSGPIPDDIFNKNLDAILLNNNQFSGEIPSNLGNSPSSVINLANNRFTGSIPFSLGYMGPRLKEILFINNQLTGCIPQGIGLWQNLQVLDVSFNSLMGRLPDTISCLSGIEVLNLGHNKLSGEVPELICGLSRLMSLSVAYNFFSGFSEECSKLSIRNAGFDISLNCIAGMGMQRPQPECSVIPGGGINCLRMPVTAKPIVCGMLFDLQKTVSNRIPSSSPP, encoded by the coding sequence ATGGAGAATGTCTTTCTCTCTCAACACTTCCGGcgcattcttcttcttcttcacataATTATCGCCGTAAAGTTTGTCACCGGAGTTGGTGTCGGTGTTGGCATTGGCGGCGGAATCTGGGTTGGAGGAGGACCAAACGGTGGTGGGTCGCCGTCGTCAAGTCTTACTCAGGCTTATGTTGCTCTCCAAGCATGGAAATCTGCAATCAAAGAAGATCCATCGAAGATTCTAGAAACATGGGTAGGATCCAATGTGTGTGTCTACAAGGGGGTCTTCTGTGTGCAACCTGAACAAGGGTACGGTTTGATCGGTCAGAATGATCCGGTCGTCGCCGGAATAGATCTAAACCGTGCAAACCTTCTTGGAACCCTTGTGAGAGAACTATCTCTTCTCACAGATTTATCAATCCTTCATTTAAACAGTAACAGGTTCACAGGGTCTGTTCCTGAAAGCTTTAGATATCTGTCTTCTTTAACTGAACTAGACCTCAGCAATAACCAATTCTCCGGCCAGTTTCCGATTTCCACTCTTTACATACCAAATCTTCTCTACTTAGACCTCAGATTCAACGCCTTCTCCGGTCCAATCCCGGATGATATCTTCAACAAAAATCTAGACGCAATCTTGCTCAATAACAATCAATTCAGCGGCGAAATCCCATCAAATTTGGGGAATTCACCTTCTTCCGTCATCAATTTAGCCAACAATAGATTCACAGGAAGCATCCCTTTTAGCTTAGGTTACATGGGTCCAAGGCTAAAAGAGATTCTTTTCATCAACAACCAGTTAACTGGTTGTATTCCTCAAGGGATTGGGTTATGGCAGAATTTACAAGTTTTAGACGTGAGTTTCAATTCATTGATGGGTCGGTTGCCGGATACGATTTCTTGTTTGTCTGGCATTGAGGTTCTGAACTTAGGACATAACAAGTTGTCTGGTGAAGTGCCGGAGTTGATCTGTGGTTTGAGTAGGCTGATGAGTCTGAGTGTTGCGTATAATTTCTTTTCTGGGTTTAGTGAAGAATGTTCGAAGCTGTCGATTAGGAATGCTGGTTTTGATATAAGTTTGAATTGTATAGCTGGGATGGGAATGCAGAGACCGCAGCCGGAATGCTCTGTTATACCTGGTGGAGGAATCAATTGCCTGAGAATGCCGGTGACGGCGAAACCTATTGTTTGTGGGATGCTGTTTGATTTACAGAAGACAGTCAGTAATAGGATtccatcttcttctcctccatga
- the LOC124924763 gene encoding NAC domain-containing protein 75-like, with product MNGTSNCNLIDAKLEEHHELHSSRKQCPGCGYKIQENPNWVGLPSGVKFDPTDPELMQHLEAKVEGKDSKSHPLIDEFIPTIEGEDGICYTHPEKLPGVTRDGLNKHFFHRPSKAYTTGTRKRRKIQAPCDSQGGETRWHKTGKTRPVMLNGKQKGCKKILVLYTNFGKSRKPEKTNWVMHQYHLGQHEEEREGELVVSKIFYQTQPRQCHYTTAAAAAAAKRENGGARIICNSSNNNKELTMLNQRDDDDDQLAIMAIGAAMAASYGSMDTQHFGFNIPFGKNYHDHHQLGHNIDTSSAISHETTLVLPSVMCEEHEITRSDNAILDMKYKQQQQQSQQNFHMIMARPSSNIMLSPNNSLDQNHCNIDILDHDPCDSFSVDDSGMILQIQNESFQQQHDAMIGRSTNSGLEELIMSCNSTPTADIKEESSLTNNPQEIEWVKFSSFWPNPDN from the exons ATGAATGGTACGAGCAATTGTAATCTGATTGATGCGAAATTGGAAGAACATCATGAACTGCACAGCAGCCGAAAACAATGCCCAGGTTGTGGATACAAGATCCAAGAAAACCCG AACTGGGTAGGGTTACCATCaggggtgaaatttgatccaacggATCCAGAATTGATGCAGCATCTTGAAGCTAAAGTAGAAGGAAAAGATTCAAAATCTCATCCATTGATTGATGAATTCATTCCTACTATTGAAGGTGAAGATGGAATTTGTTATACTCATCCAGAAAAACTCCCag GAGTGACAAGAGATGGTTTGAATAAGCATTTCTTCCATAGACCATCCAAAGCTTACACCACTGGTACAAGAAAGAGAAGGAAGATTCAAGCACCTTGCGATTCCCAAGGTGGAGAAACACGGTGGCATAAGACCGGAAAAACTCGGCCGGTGATGTTGAACGGAAAACAAAAAGGGTGTAAGAAAATCTTGGTTCTTTACACTAATTTCGGGAAGAGTAGAAAACCGGAGAAAACCAATTGGGTTATGCACCAGTATCATCTAGGGCAACATGAAGAGGAAAGAGAAGGAGAGCTTGTTGTTTCAAAAATCTTTTACCAAACACAACCTAGACAGTGTCATTACaccaccgccgccgccgccgccgccgccaagAGAGAAAACGGTGGCGCCAGAATCATCTGTAATTCATCTAATAACAACAAGGAATTAACTATGCTAAACCagagagatgatgatgatgatcagttGGCAATAATGGCAATTGGTGCTGCAATGGCAGCTAGTTACGGTTCTATGGATACTCAACATTTTGGATTCAATATTCCATTTGGAAAGAACTATCATGATCATCATCAG TTAGGGCATAATATAGACACATCGAGTGCTATAAGTCATGAGACAACATTAGTATTGCCATCGGTCATGTGCGAAGAACATGAGATCACTAGGTCGGATAATGCAATACTTGACATGAAAtataaacaacaacaacaacaatctcAACAAAATTTCCATATGATAATGGCAAGACCTTCTTCCAATATTATGCTATCGCCTAATAATTCCCTCGATCAGAACCACTGCAATATTGATATTCTTGATCACGATCCATGCGACTCTTTCAGTGTTGACGACTCGGGAATGATCCTACAAATACAAAATGAGAGCTTTCAG CAACAACATGATGCAATGATAGGAAGGTCTACTAATTCTGGGCTGGAGGAACTCATTATGAGCTGCAATAGTACTCCAACTGCTGATATCAAAGAA GAATCATCCTTAACCAACAATCCACAAGAGATAGAATGGGTGAAGTTCTCTTCCTTCTGGCCTAACCCAGACAACTAA